A portion of the Oxynema aestuarii AP17 genome contains these proteins:
- the bchH gene encoding magnesium chelatase subunit H: MKRIVLITGFESFNADLYQKAAQLAISRCRELEIEIFSDRDLATDPEAIARALDGADVFFASLLFDYDQVQWLRARVQHIPIRLVFESALELMSLTQLGQFAIGDRPKGMPKPVQFILSKFSSGREEDKLAGYISFLKTGPKLLKFVPVQKVQDLRNWLIIYGYWNAGGSDNFAAMCWTIAEKYLGLSVGEIPPPIETPNMGLLHPDAEGYFESPRAYLQWYRQRKLSVELEQNSPVVGLLLYRKHVITKQPYIGQLIRSFEKAGLTPVPIFINGVEGHVAVRDWMSSTHEMAERERGNIETPSLSPEAVAVEAIVSTIGFPLVGGPAGSMEAGRQVEVAKRILTAKNVPYFVAAPLLIQDIHSWTRQGIGGLQSVVLYALPELDGAIDTVPLGGLVGKEIYLIPERVKRLTGRIKNWIELRRTPAGDRRIAIILYGFPPGYGATGTAALLNVARSLVNLLTQLKQEGYTVEDLPETGEEIIALVKKADEAITTSDRKSTLERESVASRRSSAFVNVKTLEKWLGYLLTHRIEKQWKGLNESGIKIYGDDLQIGGVQFGNIWIGVQPPLGISGDPMRLMFERDMTPHPQYAAFYKWLQYQFQPHAIVHFGMHGTVEWLPGSPLGNTGYSWPDILLGNLPNLYIYAANNPSESILAKRRGYGVLISHNVPPYGRAGLYKELMALRDLIAEYREDPQKNSALQEAICQKIVDAGLSSDCRFEEAQKLGIEFTVENARMFSVESLYRYFIRIYDYLQVVEQRLFSSGLHTLGERPNSEALKSYLDAYFDRDFPGEVIEAIASGNGKDPLDRIGENSDEILQIRDLLMQTPEELTNLLRGLNGEYIPPAPGGDLLRDGPGVLPTGRNIHALDPYRMPSPGACERGREIARKIIEQHRQEKGNYPETVAVMLWGLDAIKTRGESLGILLELVGAEPIKEGTGRIVRYELKPLAEVGHPRIDVLANLSGIFRDTFVNIIELLDDLFVRAAQAEESEEENYIKKHALALQAQGVENASARLFSNPAGDFGSLVNDQVVDGNWENGEELAKTWESRNMFSYGRKDRGRARPEVMAQLLKTSDRVVQEIDSVEYGLTDIQEYYANTGGLKRAAEGKSGKKVEASFIESFSKDTTPRRLNDLLRLEYRTKLLNPKWAQAMANQGSGGAYEISQRMTALVGWGGTVEFQEDWVYDQASERYALDPEMAAKLRAANPEAFRNIVGRMLEAHGRGFWQTSEEKLEKLRHLYAQTEDEIEGVKPME, from the coding sequence ATGAAACGCATCGTTTTAATCACCGGATTTGAATCATTTAACGCCGACTTATACCAAAAAGCCGCACAATTAGCCATTTCTCGCTGTCGGGAACTCGAAATCGAGATTTTCAGCGATCGCGACCTCGCCACGGATCCAGAGGCGATCGCCCGCGCCCTCGACGGCGCCGATGTTTTTTTCGCCAGTCTGCTGTTTGACTACGACCAAGTGCAGTGGTTGCGCGCCAGAGTACAACACATCCCCATTCGCCTCGTGTTCGAGTCCGCCCTCGAATTGATGAGTTTAACCCAATTGGGTCAATTTGCGATCGGCGATCGCCCCAAAGGGATGCCCAAACCCGTCCAATTTATACTCAGCAAATTTTCTAGCGGACGGGAAGAAGACAAACTCGCCGGATATATTAGCTTCCTAAAAACTGGACCGAAACTGCTCAAATTCGTTCCCGTCCAAAAAGTCCAAGATTTACGAAACTGGCTGATTATTTATGGCTATTGGAACGCGGGAGGTAGCGATAACTTCGCAGCGATGTGTTGGACGATCGCCGAAAAATATTTAGGCTTATCTGTCGGCGAAATTCCACCGCCGATCGAAACGCCCAATATGGGATTATTACATCCCGACGCCGAGGGTTATTTTGAATCTCCCCGCGCCTATTTGCAATGGTATCGCCAACGAAAATTGAGCGTCGAACTAGAGCAAAATTCTCCCGTCGTCGGTCTCTTACTGTATCGCAAACACGTCATTACCAAACAACCGTATATCGGACAACTGATCCGCTCTTTTGAAAAAGCAGGCTTGACCCCTGTACCCATTTTTATTAATGGCGTCGAAGGTCATGTCGCCGTGCGAGATTGGATGAGTTCGACCCATGAAATGGCCGAACGAGAACGGGGAAATATCGAAACGCCGTCCCTTTCCCCAGAAGCGGTGGCGGTGGAGGCGATCGTTTCTACGATTGGCTTTCCCTTAGTCGGCGGACCTGCCGGATCGATGGAAGCGGGGCGTCAAGTTGAAGTAGCCAAGCGGATTTTAACGGCAAAAAATGTGCCTTATTTTGTCGCCGCCCCGTTGTTAATTCAAGATATTCATTCTTGGACGCGGCAAGGAATTGGCGGCTTGCAAAGTGTTGTTTTATATGCTTTACCGGAATTGGACGGGGCGATCGATACGGTTCCCCTCGGTGGTTTGGTTGGCAAAGAGATTTATTTAATTCCGGAACGAGTGAAACGACTGACGGGACGGATTAAAAATTGGATCGAACTGAGGCGAACTCCGGCGGGCGATCGCCGCATTGCTATTATTTTATATGGCTTCCCGCCGGGATATGGGGCGACTGGAACCGCAGCTTTATTGAACGTGGCGCGATCGCTCGTGAATTTATTAACTCAGCTCAAACAAGAAGGATACACGGTTGAAGATTTACCGGAAACCGGAGAAGAAATTATCGCGTTAGTGAAAAAAGCGGACGAAGCGATTACCACGAGCGATCGCAAATCCACCTTAGAAAGAGAAAGCGTAGCCAGTCGGCGATCGAGCGCTTTTGTGAATGTCAAAACCTTAGAAAAATGGCTCGGCTACTTGCTCACTCATCGAATCGAGAAACAGTGGAAAGGTCTCAATGAAAGCGGTATCAAAATTTACGGTGACGATCTACAAATAGGCGGCGTTCAGTTTGGTAATATCTGGATTGGCGTGCAGCCGCCACTGGGCATTTCCGGCGATCCGATGCGGTTGATGTTTGAACGGGATATGACGCCGCATCCGCAATATGCCGCCTTCTATAAATGGCTGCAATATCAATTTCAACCTCACGCGATCGTTCACTTTGGAATGCACGGAACCGTCGAATGGTTGCCCGGTTCACCCTTGGGAAATACGGGCTATTCTTGGCCTGATATTCTCTTAGGAAATTTACCCAATCTCTATATTTACGCGGCGAACAATCCCTCAGAATCAATTCTCGCCAAGCGGCGGGGATATGGGGTTTTAATTTCCCATAATGTCCCCCCTTACGGACGGGCGGGACTGTATAAAGAATTGATGGCGTTGCGGGATTTAATTGCGGAATATCGGGAAGATCCGCAGAAAAATTCGGCATTGCAAGAGGCGATTTGTCAGAAGATTGTCGATGCGGGTTTATCTTCAGATTGTCGCTTTGAAGAAGCGCAGAAATTGGGAATTGAATTTACTGTTGAAAATGCGCGCATGTTTAGCGTGGAATCTCTCTATCGCTATTTCATTCGCATTTACGATTACTTGCAAGTCGTCGAACAGCGCCTCTTTTCTTCGGGGTTGCATACCCTGGGCGAACGTCCCAATAGCGAGGCGTTAAAGTCTTATTTAGATGCCTATTTCGATCGCGACTTTCCGGGAGAGGTTATCGAGGCGATCGCCTCTGGAAATGGTAAAGATCCGCTCGATCGCATTGGCGAAAATTCCGACGAAATTCTCCAAATTCGGGATTTACTGATGCAAACTCCCGAAGAACTGACCAATCTTTTACGCGGTTTAAATGGGGAATACATTCCGCCAGCCCCCGGGGGCGATCTCTTGCGCGACGGTCCGGGGGTATTGCCCACAGGGCGGAACATTCACGCTTTAGACCCGTACCGAATGCCCTCCCCGGGGGCTTGCGAACGCGGGCGAGAAATTGCCCGTAAAATTATCGAGCAACATCGACAAGAAAAGGGGAATTATCCGGAAACCGTGGCGGTGATGTTGTGGGGATTGGATGCGATTAAAACGCGCGGGGAATCGTTGGGGATTTTATTAGAATTAGTCGGGGCAGAACCGATTAAAGAAGGAACCGGGCGCATCGTCCGTTACGAACTCAAGCCGTTAGCTGAGGTCGGTCATCCGCGTATTGATGTGTTGGCGAATTTATCGGGAATTTTCCGCGATACGTTTGTCAATATTATTGAGTTGCTCGACGATTTATTCGTGCGGGCGGCGCAAGCGGAGGAATCGGAGGAGGAGAATTATATTAAAAAGCACGCTTTGGCGTTACAAGCGCAAGGGGTTGAGAATGCTTCGGCGCGGTTATTTTCCAATCCGGCGGGGGATTTTGGTTCGTTGGTGAACGACCAAGTGGTCGATGGAAATTGGGAGAATGGGGAGGAGTTGGCGAAGACGTGGGAAAGCCGAAATATGTTTAGTTACGGGCGTAAAGATCGCGGTCGGGCGCGTCCGGAGGTGATGGCGCAGTTGTTAAAAACGAGCGATCGCGTGGTCCAGGAAATTGACTCGGTAGAATACGGTTTGACGGATATTCAGGAATATTATGCGAATACGGGGGGGTTGAAGCGGGCGGCGGAAGGGAAAAGCGGGAAAAAGGTAGAGGCGAGTTTTATTGAAAGTTTCTCGAAAGATACGACGCCGCGCCGACTCAATGATTTATTGAGATTGGAATATCGAACGAAGTTGCTCAATCCGAAATGGGCGCAAGCGATGGCGAATCAAGGGTCTGGTGGGGCTTACGAGATTTCGCAACGGATGACGGCGTTAGTCGGATGGGGAGGGACGGTGGAGTTTCAGGAGGATTGGGTTTACGACCAGGCGTCGGAACGGTATGCGTTGGACCCGGAGATGGCGGCGAAGTTACGGGCGGCGAATCCGGAGGCGTTCCGCAATATTGTGGGGCGGATGTTGGAGGCCCACGGGCGCGGTTTTTGGCAGACGTCGGAGGAGAAATTGGAGAAATTACGCCATCTGTACGCGCAAACCGAAGATGAAATCGAAGGGGTGAAGCCGATGGAATAG
- the cbiD gene encoding cobalt-precorrin-5B (C(1))-methyltransferase CbiD: protein MAQTGYTLPVFAVAAAKAALVYLLEDRMSQGAIAIDLMPETAEIPVRELARLDPQSALAITLSDPGDNLDLTRNTPIWAWVKLTDRLKRPLILQGGEGLGKTATGKAAIYKYARQLFDNNLSPLIPTDKSAHVRIILPEGRQLAKRTSNEAFGILEGLALLGTSGISQPLSAADRLEDFRQTLQEKVKTHPNLVFCLGSNGQQVARRLNIDESALVQTGNWLGALLVEAGLRGARSVLLIGYQGKLIKLAGGIFNTSSHVADGKLEILASATIRAGGDRAAAEAVLGAKTADSAYHELVRLGLAKPVFEQLAGQIRTKAIEYVKKYADASLEIGVILFDRKGHIIASDSAFENLVNLLQQTQVIGEV from the coding sequence ATGGCTCAAACTGGCTATACTTTACCTGTCTTTGCCGTTGCCGCCGCCAAAGCGGCATTAGTTTATCTACTCGAAGATCGCATGTCTCAAGGGGCGATCGCGATCGATTTAATGCCCGAAACCGCAGAAATTCCCGTGCGAGAACTCGCCCGTCTCGATCCCCAGTCTGCTTTAGCCATTACCTTAAGCGATCCGGGGGACAACCTCGATTTAACGCGCAATACACCCATTTGGGCTTGGGTGAAATTAACCGATCGGCTCAAACGACCCTTAATTTTACAAGGGGGCGAAGGCTTGGGCAAAACGGCAACGGGAAAAGCCGCCATTTATAAATATGCCCGTCAGTTATTTGATAATAATTTATCTCCGTTAATTCCTACAGATAAAAGCGCCCACGTTCGTATTATTTTGCCCGAAGGACGCCAACTCGCCAAACGCACTTCTAACGAAGCCTTTGGAATTTTAGAAGGATTGGCACTCTTGGGAACGAGCGGCATTTCTCAGCCGCTTTCCGCCGCCGATCGCCTCGAAGATTTCCGGCAAACGTTACAAGAAAAAGTTAAAACGCATCCGAATTTAGTCTTTTGTTTGGGCAGTAACGGCCAGCAAGTGGCGCGACGGTTGAACATCGATGAAAGCGCCCTGGTACAAACTGGAAATTGGCTCGGTGCCTTGTTAGTAGAAGCGGGATTGCGAGGGGCGCGATCGGTATTATTAATCGGCTATCAAGGGAAACTGATTAAATTAGCCGGAGGAATTTTTAATACGTCCAGTCACGTCGCCGATGGCAAATTAGAAATCCTGGCTTCGGCAACCATTCGGGCGGGGGGCGATCGCGCGGCAGCCGAAGCAGTTTTAGGGGCAAAAACTGCCGATAGCGCCTATCACGAACTCGTCCGATTGGGGTTAGCAAAACCCGTATTCGAGCAACTCGCCGGACAAATTCGCACGAAGGCGATCGAATATGTCAAAAAATATGCCGATGCAAGTTTAGAAATTGGCGTGATTCTTTTCGATCGCAAAGGTCATATTATTGCCAGCGATTCCGCCTTTGAAAACTTAGTGAATCTCTTGCAACAAACCCAAGTTATTGGGGAAGTTTAG
- a CDS encoding response regulator: MSFESSGLAQILGELARQVKRKGTGKWLIEGDRRKWHLYFVMGQLIWATGEFHRCRRWIRAVKQHCPHWEMDAAHLSVDEPWEYHLLHHAIARGNLNVSQAKQVISSVALEVFFDLANHTSLSSRWIAEPAIAFEIPMQLPLSSSQIGQVLQKAKTLWKQWREMDLGYLYPDLAPVLSHPQRLQNQVSSESFLTLNTLFNGENTLWDLAIERKQSPIGVIRTLHHFVQQGKIALQDVPDCNSPLEQIRLVRAATQGNPPQRKRTIACIDDSPAISERLSQILAPEGYKVVQIRDPMEGVATLAREKPDLIFLDVVMPQTNGYNLCTFLRQSELFRNTPIVILTSQDGLLDRTRAKLIGASDFLSKPPEPTKVLQIVQKYLDEESAVPGFSGSSPAIA, from the coding sequence ATGAGTTTTGAATCCTCTGGTTTAGCCCAGATTCTCGGCGAGCTAGCTAGGCAAGTGAAGCGAAAAGGGACGGGCAAATGGCTGATCGAAGGTGACCGACGCAAGTGGCACCTTTATTTTGTTATGGGACAACTGATCTGGGCAACGGGGGAGTTTCATCGCTGCCGTCGCTGGATTAGAGCCGTCAAACAGCATTGTCCACATTGGGAAATGGATGCGGCGCACTTGTCGGTAGACGAGCCGTGGGAATATCACTTATTACACCACGCGATCGCCCGGGGAAATTTGAATGTTTCCCAAGCGAAACAGGTGATTTCTAGCGTGGCGTTAGAAGTCTTTTTCGACTTAGCCAATCACACCTCCCTTTCCAGTCGCTGGATTGCCGAACCCGCGATCGCCTTCGAGATTCCGATGCAATTACCCCTATCGTCCTCCCAAATCGGACAAGTGTTGCAGAAAGCCAAAACCCTCTGGAAACAGTGGCGAGAGATGGATTTAGGCTATTTATATCCGGATTTAGCTCCGGTGTTGTCCCATCCGCAACGGTTGCAAAATCAGGTCAGTTCCGAGTCGTTTTTAACTCTCAATACGTTGTTTAATGGGGAAAATACTTTGTGGGATCTGGCGATCGAACGGAAACAATCGCCGATCGGCGTGATTCGCACTTTACATCACTTCGTCCAACAAGGCAAAATCGCTTTGCAAGACGTCCCCGATTGCAATTCCCCCTTAGAACAAATTCGCCTCGTTCGCGCGGCGACTCAAGGAAATCCCCCTCAGCGCAAGCGGACGATCGCCTGCATTGACGACAGTCCGGCGATTTCGGAGCGACTCTCGCAAATTCTGGCGCCGGAAGGGTATAAGGTCGTGCAGATTCGCGATCCGATGGAAGGGGTCGCCACCCTCGCGCGCGAGAAACCCGATTTGATTTTCCTCGATGTGGTGATGCCACAGACGAACGGTTACAATCTCTGTACGTTTTTGCGACAAAGTGAGTTATTCCGCAATACGCCGATCGTCATTTTGACCAGTCAAGACGGTTTGCTCGATCGCACCCGCGCCAAGTTGATCGGCGCTTCCGACTTTTTGAGCAAGCCTCCCGAACCGACGAAAGTGCTGCAAATCGTACAAAAGTATCTCGACGAGGAGTCGGCGGTTCCGGGATTTTCCGGCAGTTCGCCCGCGATCGCCTAA
- a CDS encoding transglycosylase SLT domain-containing protein, whose amino-acid sequence MLENRRTQVSIALGLSLCALLVGATVPVSQLSLFDRGDRSLLLQSEEDADSAVLALALLDPDARADELAILTEGGEKRDRLRARYLLAVDRLSRGQADGAIETLDGLEKDYDLLAPYILLQRAKAYETQGNTAKATETWQKLAQSYSDSPVIAEAYYTLGKNDPSYWDRAIAEFPAHPRTVEIARIRLKQNPTDRDLLLLVARHGIYLQDYGSYLERLVQNHGSQLTPEQWEAIAFGYWEKQDYGNGAKAYAKAPRTAENAYRAARGLQIDGKRQEAREAYRQLIAEFPDAEQSATGLLRLASLLDPKEAIPYLDRAIANFPDRAGDALFERSRLLDSLGSNTSAQQARQSVLTQYSNSDAAAKIRWNFAQERAAAGDYQQAWQWGQELGNENPDHELAPQAGFWVGKWARRLGRQEEARQAFEHVLKQYPQSYYAWRSALYLGWNVGDFTTVRPLTPQVVRQTERVVLPAGSDVLKELYKLGRDREAWNLWQVEFTNRPSPSVAEQFTDGVIRLGVGDNLDALFMVSSLAWRDRPEEREQYKILKQQPHYWEALYPFPFLDPILEWSRERQLNPLLVTALIRQESRFMPKIRSVVDATGLMQVMPETGEWIAQKINLKDYDLEKPEDNIKLGTWFLAYTHEEYNDNSLLAVASYNAGPGAVAGWLDRFGFGDPDEFVEKIPYPETRGYVEHVFENYWNYLRLYNPQIAEKMKQL is encoded by the coding sequence ATGTTGGAAAACAGAAGAACGCAAGTGAGTATTGCCCTCGGTTTGAGTCTGTGCGCTTTGTTAGTGGGGGCGACGGTTCCAGTGAGTCAACTGTCGCTGTTCGATCGCGGCGATCGCTCGCTGTTGCTGCAATCTGAAGAAGATGCAGATTCTGCGGTCTTAGCCTTGGCACTGTTAGATCCAGACGCACGGGCCGACGAACTGGCTATTTTAACCGAAGGCGGCGAGAAGCGCGATCGCCTGCGGGCGCGCTACCTGTTGGCAGTCGATCGTCTCAGCCGAGGTCAAGCCGACGGGGCGATCGAAACCCTCGACGGCTTAGAAAAAGACTACGACTTACTCGCCCCTTACATTCTCCTGCAACGGGCAAAAGCTTACGAAACTCAAGGAAATACGGCAAAAGCGACCGAAACTTGGCAAAAACTCGCACAAAGTTATTCGGACTCGCCAGTTATCGCCGAAGCCTACTACACTCTCGGCAAAAACGATCCGAGCTATTGGGACCGGGCGATCGCCGAATTTCCGGCTCACCCCCGCACCGTCGAAATTGCCCGAATCCGGCTCAAACAAAACCCGACCGACCGCGACTTACTCCTGCTCGTGGCCCGACACGGAATTTACCTGCAAGATTACGGCAGCTATTTAGAGCGACTCGTCCAGAATCACGGCAGTCAACTGACCCCGGAACAGTGGGAGGCGATCGCCTTCGGCTATTGGGAAAAACAAGACTACGGCAACGGAGCCAAAGCCTACGCCAAAGCGCCGCGCACCGCAGAAAACGCCTACCGCGCCGCCCGAGGCTTGCAAATTGACGGCAAACGCCAAGAAGCCCGCGAAGCCTATCGCCAACTGATTGCCGAGTTCCCCGACGCGGAGCAAAGCGCCACCGGACTGCTGCGCCTCGCGAGTCTGCTCGATCCGAAAGAAGCCATTCCCTATCTCGATCGCGCGATCGCCAACTTTCCCGACCGCGCCGGAGATGCCTTATTCGAGCGTTCCCGACTCCTCGACAGTCTCGGAAGCAACACCTCGGCCCAACAAGCTCGCCAATCGGTTCTCACCCAATACAGCAATTCCGACGCGGCGGCCAAAATTCGCTGGAATTTCGCTCAAGAGCGGGCGGCGGCGGGGGACTACCAACAGGCGTGGCAGTGGGGACAAGAACTCGGTAACGAAAACCCGGACCACGAACTCGCTCCCCAAGCGGGGTTTTGGGTTGGCAAGTGGGCTCGACGGTTGGGCCGTCAGGAGGAAGCGCGCCAAGCGTTCGAGCATGTTTTAAAACAATATCCCCAATCGTATTACGCTTGGCGATCGGCCCTCTATCTCGGCTGGAATGTCGGCGATTTTACCACCGTGCGCCCCCTCACTCCTCAAGTGGTGCGCCAAACCGAACGGGTCGTACTCCCCGCCGGATCGGACGTTTTGAAGGAATTGTACAAACTCGGGCGCGATCGCGAAGCGTGGAATTTGTGGCAAGTCGAATTTACCAATCGTCCCAGTCCCAGCGTGGCGGAGCAGTTTACCGATGGCGTCATTCGTTTGGGAGTCGGCGACAATTTGGACGCTCTGTTTATGGTGTCGAGTTTGGCATGGCGCGATCGCCCGGAAGAACGGGAGCAATATAAAATCCTCAAACAGCAACCCCATTACTGGGAAGCACTTTATCCATTCCCTTTCCTCGATCCCATCCTCGAATGGTCCCGAGAACGTCAACTCAACCCGCTTTTAGTCACCGCTTTGATCCGCCAAGAATCGCGTTTCATGCCCAAAATTCGCTCGGTGGTCGATGCGACGGGATTGATGCAGGTCATGCCGGAAACTGGGGAGTGGATCGCACAGAAAATCAATCTGAAAGATTACGATTTGGAAAAGCCGGAAGATAATATCAAACTCGGCACCTGGTTTTTGGCGTATACTCACGAGGAATATAACGATAATTCTTTGCTGGCGGTGGCGAGTTACAACGCCGGACCCGGGGCCGTCGCCGGATGGCTCGATCGCTTCGGCTTTGGCGACCCGGACGAGTTTGTGGAAAAAATTCCCTATCCCGAAACGCGCGGTTATGTGGAACACGTGTTTGAGAATTATTGGAATTATTTACGGTTGTACAACCCGCAAATTGCTGAAAAGATGAAGCAACTTTAA
- a CDS encoding class I SAM-dependent DNA methyltransferase, giving the protein MVSEPSSNLMSDFSPSNPSHSPPNPQGSSVRDPDRLDRAVRHKFKSLTAASGELAMPCVPAMLHEQMQMLEGLLRSLGQDLKENELAGLRETIARKLAEGFQTSPHARLVIRYTTPDPTQGLTHGLKLSATIQIKSLEQKYDGWVKSRSGPLFGSHPDAKAIAVARQLSNPTHSPILDIGAGTGRNTIALAQLGYPVEAIELTPVFARHLVSEASQQQLPIRVIQGNILDPKTILPSQHYPLILVSEVISHFRSLDDVRILFSKVCDALPSGGLFLFNAFLCEPGYIPSDRVRQMAEVVWSFLLTREEFRTAIAGFPLKILSEESAYEYERQHLSPEAWPPTDWFVGWSTGRNIFPFAEKPPVELRWILCRKE; this is encoded by the coding sequence TTGGTTTCCGAACCCTCCAGCAACCTGATGTCCGATTTTTCCCCGTCGAATCCGTCCCATTCCCCGCCCAATCCTCAAGGTTCGTCCGTTCGCGATCCCGACCGACTCGATCGCGCCGTCCGCCATAAATTTAAAAGTCTGACCGCCGCCAGTGGCGAATTGGCGATGCCGTGCGTTCCGGCGATGCTGCACGAACAAATGCAAATGCTCGAAGGTTTATTACGATCGCTCGGTCAAGATCTCAAAGAGAACGAACTCGCCGGACTGCGCGAAACGATCGCCCGCAAACTCGCCGAAGGCTTCCAAACCTCCCCCCACGCCCGCCTCGTCATTCGCTACACGACCCCCGACCCCACCCAAGGGTTGACTCACGGCTTGAAACTGTCGGCGACGATTCAAATCAAATCCCTCGAACAAAAATATGACGGTTGGGTGAAAAGCCGTAGCGGGCCGCTTTTTGGCAGTCATCCCGACGCCAAGGCGATCGCCGTCGCCCGCCAACTGTCGAACCCTACCCACTCGCCGATTTTAGATATCGGCGCCGGAACCGGACGCAACACGATCGCCCTGGCCCAACTGGGTTATCCCGTCGAGGCGATCGAACTGACCCCTGTTTTCGCCCGTCACTTAGTCAGCGAAGCCAGTCAACAGCAACTGCCGATTCGCGTCATTCAAGGCAACATTCTCGATCCTAAAACGATCTTGCCCTCACAGCATTATCCCTTGATTTTAGTATCTGAAGTAATTTCGCACTTTCGCTCTCTAGACGACGTGAGAATTTTATTCTCTAAAGTCTGTGACGCCCTCCCTTCCGGGGGATTGTTTTTATTTAATGCATTTTTATGCGAGCCGGGGTATATCCCGAGCGATCGCGTCCGCCAAATGGCCGAGGTGGTCTGGTCGTTCCTGCTCACCCGAGAAGAGTTTCGGACTGCGATCGCCGGATTTCCCCTCAAAATCCTCTCCGAGGAATCCGCCTACGAATACGAACGGCAGCACCTCAGCCCCGAAGCCTGGCCCCCAACGGATTGGTTTGTGGGCTGGTCTACCGGACGCAATATTTTTCCCTTTGCGGAAAAACCTCCGGTTGAGTTGCGTTGGATTCTGTGTAGGAAAGAATGA
- a CDS encoding leucyl aminopeptidase has protein sequence MEFRGTTTTYSDWSGDALAIGFLEDKVELAGDLAKLDEKLAGTLGELIEESEFQGKSGSSAVTRVGGGCAIRKIILVGLGTADRLSAENLRQAGSTAARIADREKCKILGLQFPSCHDDPAATAQAIVEGIELGLFKDTRFKSEPDDKGGVLQTVELLGLGDQPEAIARARQIVSGVNLARELVAAPANTVTAITMAELAREMAAEYGLEVEILEKEECEKLGMGAFLGVAQASDLPPKFIHLTYKPEGSPRRKLAIVGKGLTFDSGGLNLKPSGSGIETMKMDMGGSASTFGAAKAIAQLKPDVEVHFIAAVTENMISGRAMHPGDFLTASNGKTIEVNNTDAEGRLTLADALVFAENLGVDAIVDLATLTGACVVALGDEIAGLWSSEDQLAEEFMAASATSGEKFWRMPLEQKYFEGLKSLHADMKNTGPRAGGAITAALFLKEFVKETPWVHLDIAGPVWTDKDKGYNAAGATGFGVRTLVHWVLGA, from the coding sequence ATGGAATTCCGAGGCACGACAACAACGTATTCAGACTGGAGTGGAGACGCCCTGGCAATCGGGTTTCTCGAAGATAAGGTCGAGTTGGCGGGAGATTTAGCCAAACTGGACGAAAAACTCGCCGGAACCCTCGGCGAACTGATTGAGGAGAGCGAATTTCAAGGCAAATCCGGCAGCAGTGCAGTCACTCGGGTCGGTGGCGGCTGTGCCATTCGCAAAATTATCTTAGTCGGCTTGGGAACTGCGGATCGACTGAGCGCGGAGAACTTGAGACAGGCGGGGTCCACTGCCGCCCGGATCGCCGATCGCGAAAAATGCAAAATCTTGGGGTTGCAGTTCCCCTCGTGTCATGACGATCCGGCAGCGACGGCGCAGGCGATCGTCGAAGGGATCGAGTTGGGCTTATTTAAAGATACCCGCTTCAAATCCGAACCCGACGACAAAGGCGGCGTTCTCCAAACCGTGGAATTACTCGGACTCGGCGACCAGCCGGAGGCGATCGCCCGCGCCCGCCAAATCGTTTCCGGGGTGAATTTAGCCCGCGAATTGGTCGCCGCCCCAGCCAATACGGTAACGGCGATTACGATGGCCGAACTGGCCCGGGAAATGGCCGCCGAGTACGGCTTGGAAGTGGAAATTTTAGAAAAGGAAGAGTGCGAAAAACTGGGGATGGGTGCGTTTCTCGGCGTCGCCCAAGCCTCGGACTTACCGCCGAAGTTCATCCACTTGACCTACAAACCCGAAGGAAGCCCCCGTCGTAAATTGGCGATCGTCGGGAAAGGTTTGACCTTCGACTCGGGCGGACTCAATCTCAAGCCCAGTGGAAGCGGCATCGAAACGATGAAAATGGATATGGGCGGTTCGGCGTCTACCTTCGGCGCCGCCAAGGCGATCGCCCAACTCAAACCGGACGTGGAAGTTCACTTTATTGCCGCCGTGACGGAAAACATGATTAGCGGTCGGGCCATGCACCCGGGGGACTTCCTGACCGCTTCCAACGGTAAAACCATCGAAGTGAACAATACCGACGCCGAAGGTCGTTTGACCCTCGCCGATGCGTTGGTCTTTGCAGAAAATTTAGGGGTCGATGCGATCGTCGATTTGGCGACCCTCACCGGGGCTTGCGTCGTCGCCCTCGGAGACGAGATCGCCGGACTGTGGTCGAGTGAAGACCAACTCGCCGAGGAATTCATGGCGGCGTCGGCAACAAGCGGCGAGAAGTTCTGGCGGATGCCTTTGGAACAGAAGTATTTCGAGGGTCTCAAATCATTACACGCGGATATGAAAAATACCGGGCCGCGCGCGGGGGGTGCGATTACGGCGGCGCTGTTTCTCAAGGAGTTTGTCAAGGAAACGCCTTGGGTTCACTTAGATATTGCCGGACCGGTTTGGACCGATAAGGATAAAGGATATAACGCCGCAGGCGCTACGGGATTTGGAGTGCGAACCTTAGTGCATTGGGTGTTGGGCGCTTAA